DNA from Thermostichus vulcanus str. 'Rupite':
TCTGGTTCTGGATCGGCTGCCAATCCGCAGGCTGAAGTTGTGAAACCCGTGCAGGCAAGAGCAATAAGGGTTTGTTGGGGGCATAGTGGCTCCTCAGTTGTCCAGGGGATTCCCGTGCCTGGAAGTGGACCGCAGCCTTGGCCGAGTCAGCCGCTAACGGGATCCGCACACCCAGATGGGCTTCCAAAGTTTCCACCGGGATCCCGCCCGGTCGCAACAGCATTGGGATCCCCTCTGGGCTGAGCTTGAGCACCGTTGATTCTAACCCGACTGAACAGTTGCCCCCATCCAGAATGTAGGGGATCCGCCCCGACAACTCGGCATACACCGCCTGGGCAGAGGTGGGGCTGATGCGACCGAATCGATTGGCACTGGGGGCCGCCAGCGGCAGTTGCACCGCTTGCAGCAGCGCCTGGGCCACCGGATGAGCAGGCACCCGCAGCGCCACCGTCGGCAATCCACTGCTGACCAAGTCCGGTACTCCCGTTGATTTCGGCAGAACCAACGTCAAAGGCCCCGGCCAGAAGGTGTTTACTAGGGATCCCAGCCGTTCCCAAGCCGTAGGAGTAAACTCCGACAGATCCAGCAGCCACCCCTGTAATGTTTCCAAAGGGATCCCAGGGGCGAGATGCAGAATCAAAGGATTGAAATGGGGCCGCTCTTTCACCGCAAAAATCTGGGCAACGGCGGCCCCATCCAAGCCATGACCCGCCAGACCATACACAGTTTCGGTGGGCATCGCCACCAACTGTCCTTGACGCAGTGCTTCCGCCGCCAGGGCAAGGTGCTCAGGGCTGGGGGAAAGGATCTCCGTTTGCCTTGTTTGCATTATTCCTGCTGCCGTTTATGGATCCGTTCCTGGATCAATTGTCGGGCTTGGAAAAGAGCAATATTGATCTGATCCCCGAATAGCAAGGCCAAGGAGGTGAGCCAAACCCAAAGCAGTAGGACGATCACGGCTCCGACGGTGCCATAGGCTTGGTTAAACTGGCCAAAATGCCCCACATAAAACCGCAACCCTCCCGACACCATCACCCACAACAGGCTGGCGACAATGGCTCCTGGCAAAATTGGCATTTTCCGTCGCCGCATACTGGGGCCAAAACGGTAGAGCACCCAACAGGAGACAATGATCAAGCCCAGGGAAATCGGCAACGTGAGAACTTCCCAGAGATTGAGCCAAATTTCTCGGAAGGGATCCAACCGGGTTGGGCCAGCCACCCCTTCTGGCAGGGATCCCGCCTGTATGGCCAAAAAGCGGAAAAAACTGGCGCTGAACAAGAAGATCAAACTGGCTAAGCCCGTCAATCCCAGTGTGGCCAGCATCCACACTAGGGAGATCAACTTGCGTTTCCAGAATGGACGACGCCTATCCTGCGGGATTTCATGACTCAGATCCAAGGCTGTCATCACCGCCCCCAGCGCCCCAGAAGCTGCCCAGAGCGTGCCCAAAAAGCTCAGGGAGAGCAAGCCCCGGTTTTGCCCAAAGCTAATGTCGCGCACATAGCGATCCACAATCCCCAGTGCCTCCTGCGGCGCAAACCGGCTTAACCTGGCCATCAACCCTTGAAAGGTTTCTTCAGGGGATCCCGAAAACAACCCGATGGCAGTCAGGATGGTGAGAATAAACGGAAACAGGGCCAACATCGAGCTGTAGGCCATTTCAGAGGCCAGACCAAACAGCCGGTAGCGCATTGCATTGTCCCACGCCAAGCGCAGCGTCAGCTCCACCAGCTCCCAACTGGGGATCCGCTGTAACCAAGAGGGTGGAATTCGCAATTGACCCAGCCGATCAAGCAGCCGCATTGCCCAAGCCAGCCTACGTTTTGAGCTTAGCAGCCATGATCCAGGTTGATCCTTTTGTATCGCTGTATCGCCTCAAGTGCGGTCAGCCATCCAACTCCAGCGCCAACACATCCGTCAGCACCTGGCGGGTATTCTCCCGAAACTCCGCCACACTCACCTGCCCCAGTAAATACACCGCCAGCAACATCACCCCTGCTTCGACTCCAAAAACGGTGGCATAAGTCAGCACCGGCGAGGTGGGAAAAAGCATCCGCCCCACATCCAGTAAAGCGCCCCCAATCAGTGTGGAAAGAGCCTGCGACATCGCCTGTGAAAGGCCCCAAGCACCGATGAAAGTACCCGCCGTTTCCGCTGCCGTCAAATCCAGCATCAGGCTGATGGCGCCATTGGTGGTGATCCCGGAAGCCAGCCCAAACAGGATCATGCACAGTTGCAGCAGCAGCGGATTGCCCGTAAACCCCGACAAGATGGTCAATAAAAAGGATCCCGCCACCAACAAGCAGCCGAGGCGGGCCGCCCTTTGTTTGCCCAGCTTCGGTACAATTAAGAACCCTGTCAGCACGATCCCGGCCAAAATACCCAAGCTCCAGAAGGCATTCAACTGGGTGGTTTCGGCCACCGTCATGCCAAACACATCACCACCATAGGGTTCCAACACCGGCTGCTGAATGAACAAGCCCATGGTCATCAGGGCCAAGAAACTAAAAAAAATCAGGGTTTGCCGGTTGGCGGTCAGTACTTTGATGGCGGTACCCAGCGTGATCTGATCTTCTCGTCCAGCCAGAGTGGAGCGGGATCCATAGCGGGAATAGCGTTTTTCCACCCCCCAAGTGGCCACCCAAGCCAGCAGGATCACCACTGCCGGGATCACCAGAAACAACTGATTGATCGTGCTTTGCAGATTCTCGGGGGTGAGGCCGCGCAACAACACTGCCGAGCCAATCGCGCCACCGGCAATGCCCACCATCAGCATAGACCAGACGATCCCCACCAACTTAGAGCGATTCTCTTCATCCGACACATCCACCAGTAGAGCCGCAAAGGGCGTAGAGCAAGCGCTAACACAGAGGCCATAAAGGGCAAACATCAAAGAGGTCAGACCCATCCAGCCGTAGGTGGCCCAAGACCATCCTGTTGCAGCAAAGCTAGCCCCCAATCCCCAAACCACCTGTACCGCCAGAAAGATGCAAATCGTGAACAATACCGCCCCTAGGCGGATATAGCCGGTGCGATGCAACCCAAACAGTGGCTTGGCATCCGACAGTTGCCCAAACCAAACACGAGCGGGAGAGACAAACTGATACATGGCCAGGGATCCCCCCACCACCGTTGCCGGAATGGCCAATAGATCAGTGTCGATCATGACCCGGTTCAACACCCCCAAGGTGAGCAAAGACATCATGCCCAGACCCATTTGAAACAGGCCCATCCGAAACATGGTGTGCAGGGGCAAAGGGGGCGGAGAGGGCAACTGTACCTGAGGCTCGTCAGAAGCAGCAGATGAGATCACCTGTGGATCCTGGAAGGTATCGGTCATGATCTGCAAGAGGAGCTACAGCCTCTTATGGTAGCCCACCTGCACTGCAGCACTGACTGGAACTGGCTTTGTCAGCTTCCGGCCAGGGGATCCCGTTGCCAAAAGCGAAACCGCTGCCATATCCCCCTTTTTCCGAGTTAGCGTCAGGGCATAGTCCCCCGCATCCCTAAGGGATCCCGTTATGCGTACCCCGATGACCTTGCTATTGAGTTCACTGAGCTGGGTGGGCCTTTCCCTTGCTGGAGCAGCCCTAGCCCCAACTGTTCCCGCTGCTGAGGCCACCCCCTTGGATTTTCTGCTTGGCCAAACCCCATCCACCCGCCTCGGATCCCCTCCCCTGCTGTTGCCGGAATGGGCAGAGTACCTTGCCTACAAGCGCGTCATCGACCAGACGATCTCCATGACTGGGGATCCGCAAACTCGGGCCTTGGCCGAGCGCTATGGCCTGGATATTGTCAACATTACTTGGGAAGATACCGGACGCCACAAGGGATCCGCCCTCGGCCCCAACATCAGCGATATGACCATCCAGGTGCAACAGTTCAACCCGGCGACGGGGAGTTACGAGCTGAGTCTGATGCCCGTGATCCGCTATCCCAATTTCACTGATCTTTCTGCCGACTTGCCGTTGGATGGCTTGCGCTTGCTGGTGGGCAATGAAAAAGGAGAAGACCTGCAACCGGTGCCGCTGCGGGATCTGCTAGGCGACTTGCGCCGCTATTTGCACGATGGCAGCTCCTGGGCCGGCAACCGGCGCTCTCTACTTGCCCCCCGCGACAGTCACGTTTTGGTCAGTGCTCAAGCGGCCTTTTTACCAATTCCCAAAGGGGGATCCGCCCAATTTAACCCGGTGCTGTTCAACTACCAGTCTTACCCCGGCAACCCAGCCGTGCTGACGATCTTGGCCACCCGCGAGGGCACCAGTATCACCGTCATTGACAACCAAAGGGATAGCGGACTGGGTTCTAGTCCGCAGAGCTTTGCAGCGGGCTACTCCTGGGGGCAACGGCTCTTCTTTAATCAGAATGGCGAACGGGCCAGTTTTACCGGGCAGCGTCTCAGCGATTTTCAGGCCGAGCAAGCTACCGACCGGGATCCCCACTCGGTAGAAGTTGCGGAAGAAGCCCTGAACATGGTGATGCTCATTCAAGTACCCCTGAAGCAACGGCAGCCGCAACGAGTCGGGTTTGGATTGCCCATACCGGCTGCCCCACAAGCGCTGATGAGTGCCGAATCGGATAGGGCCAGCCGCAGCAATGTAGAAGCCGCTGTGATCGGGCACGGGGAGGTGGAAGGCCCCTTCACTGAAATCGACAACCTGGAGATAGAACGGGATCCCCGCTTTCCAATTCGGGTCACGGTTCAGTTCTACAAGGGCACCAGCAATGGCGTGGTCTCGGCGGAAGATATGGCTCAAATTCACGAACAGATTGCCCGTGTCTACCAAGAGGCGGACTACGTGGGGAGCTTGGTGATTCAGGGGGATACAGACCGCCCCACCGAGTATGACCGCGATGCCGAAACCGAACGCCCGTTTCGCTTTCCCTGGTGGCCACGACGCTAGGGTTTTGTGAATTTTTCTCACAGCCTGCTGGCCGGTGCCAAAATCTTCTCACCCCTAGGTTTCTCCATTACACTGACAACTGACCCACAGCTCAGCGACATCCGGACACAGCCGAATACCGTTTGTAATTTTGTAATACCGTGTGTGTAAGAGGGTTCCTTCTGTGGCGATAGTCTCAACCAACCTTTGAGACAAGGCGTGTGTACATGGCAGCTTTTATCCCAGGCGGTGCGGAGCCTTTTTCTGCAACACTATGGTTGACGCAGTTCCCGTTCAGCGCTACGACCTATTTGTGCAGGCTTCACGGCTTCTGCAACGGTACCGGCAGCTAACCCCGGAGCTACGTCCGGTCGGGGTAGAGGTGGCCCTTGCCATTCAATACCATCGCGCCCAAGCCGGGTCGGGATCCCTGTTGCCTTGGGTGGGATCCCCCCAGGGGCTGCCTCTGCAACAGGTGGCTCAACTGATTTGTGATCCCTTCTACAGCAAAACCCACCCCCTCCTCCCCACCCTACCCGAGAGCGGGGATCCCTTGGTGTGGCCTTTGTTTAACCAGGGGGAAAATGGCTTGGTGCGGCCCCTAGCGCCCAGTGCTGTGGGGGGGAAGTTGGCCGAGCGGCGCTGGCTCAAAGGCTGCAATAGCCAGGAAGGCATCGGTTGTCATGCGTTGGCGGCCCACCTCTGGCAGGATGAACGCTTTCTGGCTGAAGACCGGGATCTCTGTCCCTTTCGCCTTTATGACGGTCGCTATCCCTTGAGTGTGGATCAAGGGCGGCAGACGTGTGGCTTTGATGATCACCCCTGTGGTTGGCAGCCGGGGCACCCAAAAATGTTGCAGGTGGTGGGCAAGGGTAAACAGGCGGAAATTTTACTCCCCCACTGGACGGATGCAATGTGGGCGATGTTGCTTCCCCCCCACCGCCCGCTGCCGGTGTATCCGTTGCTGGTGATGCTTTATTTTGGCCAAGAAACCTTACAACAGGGACGCAGCAGCCTGTCCATAGAGCAATTTCGTCTGGATTTTCAATTTAGTCAGGCGCAATTTCGCCTGTTGTTCGATACCCACCCCGACCACCCCTTGAATCGACACCTGCTCACCTGGGCGGCTCAGCCGGAAATGCACTGGGGATCCGCACATCTACCACAAATGCCCCCGCTTTTGCATCAACCAGCTGGGGGCAGAGTGGTTTTGGATCCCGATGAACCGCCCCAGTTCCGAGCCAGCGGCATCCCCCACAGTGCTGGGACAGACCCCATGATGGCCGAGCGTCGTCGTCGCCGTCAGTTGGAGCGCAGCGAACGTCACAACGAGATTTTGCACCATTTTCGCCGTTGGTTTCGGCTGGCCGGTTTGGAGGTGCGAGAGGATCAGCATACCTTTGATTTTCTGGCGGTGGCGGAGGGGCACCTGCTGTTGGCAGAAGTGAAATTGCTGCACCACAAAGATGCGGCAGAAAGTTTGCAGGAAGTGGTTGGGCAGTTGTTGTATTACGAACGCTTTGCCCTCGCCCCCTGGTTGGAACAGGGCTTTTCCGTACAGAAGGCTGCCGTTTTTGATGGGCCACCCCCCGACCTCTATATCGATTTTTTGGAGGATTTGGGCATTGCCACCTACTGGATCAATGAGCAGCAGATGATCGATGGGCCAGAGGGATCCCTGCGACTCCTGCGCCAGATGGAGGTGCGGGTGCGACCGGATCCGGAACTGGGGGATTAGGGGAATCCATCAGGAATCCAGCTGCCTTGCTCCACGCAAAGACTTCGCCACAAAGTGGGGCAACTTCATAGAAACTTGACTTTTAAGCACACCTTAACTCCCTCTTTACTCAGGTTCTCCCCTGAGGATGGTACTGATGGAAGGGCGTGAAAAGACGGGATCCCTCATGAAGGAGGAGTGATGCAGCCCTGGTTTCAAGTCGCTCTGCGCCGTGCTGGCCAACTGATGGTGGCACTGGTGTTTGGGTTGGTGCTTTTGGTTTCTCTGAAAGGGTGTGGCTCCGGTGGGGGATCCCCGCTGTCGGTGCTACCGGAACAAAGCACCTCCACAACCTCCTCTGTGATTGAAGCGTTGACCACGGGTGAAGAAGGTTTTAGCCCTGTTGCTTCTGCCCCCAGTTACTTAACCCTCTCCGGCACCGCCTACAGCGAAAATTTTGATGGGATGGGTGCTGGCTTGCCTGCCGGGTGGACAGTCCGTACTGGGGCAACTGCGACCAATCTCGGTGCTGAGCAACCATTCACCGCCACAGTCACCTCTTGGGCGGATACCGCTGGCAGATTTAAGAATTTCGCCTCCGGAGATGGCTCTCTCGGAGCAGCCGCTACGGCTACAGAACAAAATGCCGCCACCGACCGCGCCTTAGGGATCCGGCAAACCGGGGCTTTCGGGGATCCGGGTGCAGCCTTTGTGTTTGAGATCGACGACACAGCGGGCTTGGAGAACTTCACTCTGTCCCTGAAGGCGCAGATGTTGAGTGTGCAGCCCCGTTCCACCACCTGGACAGTCGATTATCGGGTGGGGGAGAGCGGCACTTTTACACCGTTGGGTACCTATCCCGATCCGGGCGCATTTGGCTCAACAACGCTGGCCACAGGCTCCGGACTGAATGCCTTTGGCACAGATATCAACAATCAATGTGATCCCGTCTATATCCGTATTGTCGCCCTTACAGCTTCTACCGGCAGTGGCTCCCGCGATAGTTTCGGCATCGATGATGTTGAGCTGACCTACAGCACCGCCAGTACCCCCGCAGTTTGCGGCGGGGATCCGACGCCCACACCTTCTCCCTCGCCAACATCCTCTCCCTCTCCGACGCCCACTCCACCTACCCCAGTCAACCTCCCTCTCTCGGAAGGCTTTGATTCTTGTAGCCCTGCTCCGACAGGTTGGCAGATCGTGGATGTGGATGGCGACACAACTCGCTCCTGGCGCTGTACCAATTCTTTGGCAGAAGCCAACAATTTTGGGGGGCAGTTGCCTGCCAATGACTGGCTGATCACCCCTCCCCTCAACTTAGGTTCAGTAACAGATCCCGCCCTGACTTTCCGTAATGAGAGTTTCTTCAGTGACAATGGCCTTCCTTTCCCGCAACTGAGTGTTCTGTACTCTACCGATTACAGTGGTGCGGGTACGCCAGCAGCCGTGAATGCGGCCACCTGGACCCGCTTGACGATTCCCACTGTGTCTACGGGATCCTTTGTCGATTCCGGCGAGATCGATTTGTCCGGGATCCCAACAGCCAACCCAGTTTACGTCGCCTTCCGCTATCGGTCTTCCGGTACAGGTTCTGGAACGACAACGCGCTGGCGGATTGATAGTGTCAACTTTGCGCAAGGATCCGGTGGCGGACAACCGGGCGGTGGGTGCGATCCCAATGCCACGATTACCCCGATTGGTACCCTTCAAGGTAATGGCTTTGCTTCTCCCATTCTTGGTCAAACCCGCACCATCTCCGGCATTGTGGTGGGTGACTTTGAGAACGAAGCGGTTGCTGGCCAAACCTACCTGCAAGGCTACTACGTTCAGGATGCTGGGGATGGGGATCCAGCAACTTCCGATGGCATCTTTATCTTCAGTGGCACCGCCAACACAGTCAGCTTGGGCGATGAGGTACAGGTCACAGGCACCGTAGCCGAGTTCCGCCAACAAACCCAGCTCACCAATGTCTTTAACAACTTCGCCATTTGTAGTTCTGGTAATCCTCTGCCTGCACCTGTGCAGATCCGTTTGCCCCTGACCCCCGAAGAGCGGGAAGCCCTAGAGGGGATGTTGGTGACCTTTGGGGATCAGCCCCTATTTGTCACGGATTCTTTCCTCCTAGGACGACATGGGGAGCTCAGTGTCGCCAGCGGTGGACGCTTGTTTAATCCCACCCAAATTGCCGATCCTGGTCAAGCGCCTACCTTGCAAGCCCAAAATGATCTCAACCGGATTCGCATTGACGATCGGCTATTGACCCAAAACCCTGATCCGGTTATCTATCCGGCTCCCAATGGCCTCAGCGCTAGCAATACAGTACGGGGCGGGGATCGCGTCAGTAACATCACCGGGGTCATGACCCAGTTGCGAGGCCGGAACGCTGGCGGTACCCAAGAGGCTCTCGATGCCACTATTGACTACCGCATCCATCCCAATGATCCCAACGTTTTGCCCACCTTTACGGCCACCAACCCACGCCCGCAAACCCCACCGGCAGTCGGGGGATCCCTAAAGGTTGCGAGCTTTAACGTGCTCAACTACTTCAATACCTTCGGCAGGGGCAACTGCTTCCCCATTCCCTCCGATTGTCGCGGAGCCAGCAACGCCACAGAGTTCACCCGTCAGCGGGATAAAATCATCAACGCCATCCGCCGCATCGATGCTGACATTCTCGGCCTGATTGAACTGGAAAACGATGGCTATGGCCCCAACAGCGCCATTCAAGATCTGGTTAACGGCTTAAATGCTCAGCCAGGAGCACCCTACGCTTTTGTAGATGTTGGAGTGTCCAACCTGGGGGGAGATGCCATCACCAATGGCTTTATTTACAAGCCCTCCACCGTCGAGATTGCGCCGGGTACTACCGCTGCCTTTCTGGATACGGGCGAGCTCACCCAAGGCCCTGGTCGTCGCCATCGTCCACCGCTTGCGGTTACTTTCCGACAGTTGAGCAACAATGCCACCTTCACTGCCGTGGTGAATCACCTCAAATCCAAGGGATCCCCTTGTGATCCTGCCGATAATGATCCCTTTCAGGGGAACTGTAATGGCAACCGCACCCGTGCTGCCCAAGAGATCCTAACCTGGCTGACCACCAATCCAACGGGTTCAACGGATCCGGATGTGTTGATCATGGGGGACATTAACGCCTACGCCATGGAAGACCCCATCAAAACTCTAGAAAGGGGTGGGTTCATCAACCTG
Protein-coding regions in this window:
- a CDS encoding ExeM/NucH family extracellular endonuclease; the encoded protein is MQPWFQVALRRAGQLMVALVFGLVLLVSLKGCGSGGGSPLSVLPEQSTSTTSSVIEALTTGEEGFSPVASAPSYLTLSGTAYSENFDGMGAGLPAGWTVRTGATATNLGAEQPFTATVTSWADTAGRFKNFASGDGSLGAAATATEQNAATDRALGIRQTGAFGDPGAAFVFEIDDTAGLENFTLSLKAQMLSVQPRSTTWTVDYRVGESGTFTPLGTYPDPGAFGSTTLATGSGLNAFGTDINNQCDPVYIRIVALTASTGSGSRDSFGIDDVELTYSTASTPAVCGGDPTPTPSPSPTSSPSPTPTPPTPVNLPLSEGFDSCSPAPTGWQIVDVDGDTTRSWRCTNSLAEANNFGGQLPANDWLITPPLNLGSVTDPALTFRNESFFSDNGLPFPQLSVLYSTDYSGAGTPAAVNAATWTRLTIPTVSTGSFVDSGEIDLSGIPTANPVYVAFRYRSSGTGSGTTTRWRIDSVNFAQGSGGGQPGGGCDPNATITPIGTLQGNGFASPILGQTRTISGIVVGDFENEAVAGQTYLQGYYVQDAGDGDPATSDGIFIFSGTANTVSLGDEVQVTGTVAEFRQQTQLTNVFNNFAICSSGNPLPAPVQIRLPLTPEEREALEGMLVTFGDQPLFVTDSFLLGRHGELSVASGGRLFNPTQIADPGQAPTLQAQNDLNRIRIDDRLLTQNPDPVIYPAPNGLSASNTVRGGDRVSNITGVMTQLRGRNAGGTQEALDATIDYRIHPNDPNVLPTFTATNPRPQTPPAVGGSLKVASFNVLNYFNTFGRGNCFPIPSDCRGASNATEFTRQRDKIINAIRRIDADILGLIELENDGYGPNSAIQDLVNGLNAQPGAPYAFVDVGVSNLGGDAITNGFIYKPSTVEIAPGTTAAFLDTGELTQGPGRRHRPPLAVTFRQLSNNATFTAVVNHLKSKGSPCDPADNDPFQGNCNGNRTRAAQEILTWLTTNPTGSTDPDVLIMGDINAYAMEDPIKTLERGGFINLNGSNSYSFSFQGQWGSLDHALANGSLNSQVSGSDKWHINADEPVVLDYGLSFKSASQQSLFYSDDPFRSSDHDPVIVGLNLTGSGPTEPVAPVVVSTLPVNGATGVPRDTQIRLTFDQPIQKGTGTIVLRRRVLPILDTRTTDIATSPRVAIDGNTFILTVSGRGTLLNRLTLYDFTFPAGGVTSLSGVPLANPVSFSFRTRLN
- a CDS encoding L-threonylcarbamoyladenylate synthase codes for the protein MQTRQTEILSPSPEHLALAAEALRQGQLVAMPTETVYGLAGHGLDGAAVAQIFAVKERPHFNPLILHLAPGIPLETLQGWLLDLSEFTPTAWERLGSLVNTFWPGPLTLVLPKSTGVPDLVSSGLPTVALRVPAHPVAQALLQAVQLPLAAPSANRFGRISPTSAQAVYAELSGRIPYILDGGNCSVGLESTVLKLSPEGIPMLLRPGGIPVETLEAHLGVRIPLAADSAKAAVHFQARESPGQLRSHYAPNKPLLLLPARVSQLQPADWQPIQNQ
- a CDS encoding YihY/virulence factor BrkB family protein yields the protein MRLLDRLGQLRIPPSWLQRIPSWELVELTLRLAWDNAMRYRLFGLASEMAYSSMLALFPFILTILTAIGLFSGSPEETFQGLMARLSRFAPQEALGIVDRYVRDISFGQNRGLLSLSFLGTLWAASGALGAVMTALDLSHEIPQDRRRPFWKRKLISLVWMLATLGLTGLASLIFLFSASFFRFLAIQAGSLPEGVAGPTRLDPFREIWLNLWEVLTLPISLGLIIVSCWVLYRFGPSMRRRKMPILPGAIVASLLWVMVSGGLRFYVGHFGQFNQAYGTVGAVIVLLLWVWLTSLALLFGDQINIALFQARQLIQERIHKRQQE
- a CDS encoding BCD family MFS transporter, producing the protein MTDTFQDPQVISSAASDEPQVQLPSPPPLPLHTMFRMGLFQMGLGMMSLLTLGVLNRVMIDTDLLAIPATVVGGSLAMYQFVSPARVWFGQLSDAKPLFGLHRTGYIRLGAVLFTICIFLAVQVVWGLGASFAATGWSWATYGWMGLTSLMFALYGLCVSACSTPFAALLVDVSDEENRSKLVGIVWSMLMVGIAGGAIGSAVLLRGLTPENLQSTINQLFLVIPAVVILLAWVATWGVEKRYSRYGSRSTLAGREDQITLGTAIKVLTANRQTLIFFSFLALMTMGLFIQQPVLEPYGGDVFGMTVAETTQLNAFWSLGILAGIVLTGFLIVPKLGKQRAARLGCLLVAGSFLLTILSGFTGNPLLLQLCMILFGLASGITTNGAISLMLDLTAAETAGTFIGAWGLSQAMSQALSTLIGGALLDVGRMLFPTSPVLTYATVFGVEAGVMLLAVYLLGQVSVAEFRENTRQVLTDVLALELDG